Within Dictyostelium discoideum AX4 chromosome 4 chromosome, whole genome shotgun sequence, the genomic segment AATACTACAACCATTAAAACAATGAATGAAGAATTAACTCGTTCAAATCAAACCATTCAACAATTActctttaaaatttcaaaattggAACAAACTTCATTAcaaactcaacaacaacaagaattaCAACAAGCAACCATTTCagctcaacaacaaaaacaacaacaattagcCGACGATCAAGAGAAACAACAACtctatcaaaaaataaaactaattgaaaaagaattggaatcaacaaaacaaaagaatCTCTATATCACTGAACAATTCACTCTAAAAGAATCTGAATATCTAGATACTATCACCGATTATGTTTGTAAggaaaaagaatttgaaaaatcaaaagctTCCCTAAAAACTAGTGCTACAAAAATTCAAGCATTAAAtgatatcattaaaaaaCTTCAAGAAGAAaaacctcaacaacaacctgTTGTTAAAGTTTCTTCTTCTCAAGTTGTAAATCAAAATGGTcaaccaattaaatcaattttaaagaaaccAAAATTAGTTATTATACCAAGAGAACAACTACAGCAACCACCTCAATTTAAAGAACTTACTCTATCAACtttaaatagtaatgataGTAATTGTGAACCTGAATCCGTTTCAGCTTCATCTACTTTAACTTCTTTACAATCAATCTCAAAGTATATTGGTAAAAGATCTGAACAAACAACTCTTGAACATGATTTAACCTCTTCAACTTTAAATCTaccattacaacaacaaaacaaaaaagttAGATTAGTAATCactaaaaataacaaaactTCAACTGATAATTTAACAACTACTTCAACctctttaaaatcaaaatcatcatccAATGGtgaaaacaaagaaaatcaaaataataatattattattaaaaataattaataattttatttaaaaaattttattttttatttttctatcttttactttttttataagaaaaaaaaaaaaaaaaatcaaaaagataattgtaaataaatatatatatttaaaaaaattaatatctcttttttttttattttttatttttttaattttattttatttttttttttatttaattaaatatgtcatattttaataaatcaatattggGAGGAATTGTTGAtggatcaattgaaaaatattgaGAACCTCTATATCTTAATTCAACACATGAAGTTggaattgtatttttttcaatctttctaattttatttgcaTAAAATGAAGaaccaatatttaaatttgttataGAATGAGGTAATACATTTGGTTCAATAACTCGTTTATAAtgtattgataattttaatgttttgACACTATTTGGAATGGAACCTATCTTAAAGTTCCTATTGAAATTTTGACCAAATGTTAATTCAATACAAGAAGAAGGAATTACATCACTATCAATATCTTGATCAAACAATGACCCAAATGTAATAGATAAAACTCCATTAGGAATTGAACCTTTTTTTAGGGGTTTATTAAACGAACTTCCAAatgttaaatatttaattgatgaagGAAAATCGTCAATTTCAATCGATTGATTGAAGCCGTTCCCAAGTGTTAAATTTGTAACTGAATTTGGAATAATTCCTTTACAAAGTGGTAAATTATAATGATGATCCAACTCTAAACAAGTTACTGATGATGGTATAAATCCTGGACGAACAGCCAAAACACATTCTTTCAAACGAGAGGTTaactttaaatatttaattgaatactTTGGTAAttcttttggttttttttcaacttcaATTATTTCAGGAAAGAAAGAACTCTTTACTGGAAGTACATTccttaatattattttactaaaataatccctaaatctatttttatttaaacccTCCAATGTAATTGTACGCCAACCTCGATTAGCaagataatattttattgtttcgaatatataatttcttaaatatttgttcctccaaattttaaagaataaaactGTAGATCTCTCATTATCTTCATCTGATTTAatatcttcattttctttaataattaagTTTAATAAAATACTATAATTTGATTCCTCCattatgttttaaaaaaaataaaaaaaaaataaaaaaaaaatcatgatttcaaaaataaaaaaaatctaaaaaaaaattttttaattaaagaaatactttttttatttttaatttataaaacaatacttttatttttaaaagaatataacaaaaaataaataaatgttattccctttaaaaaaaaaaaaaaaaaaaaaaaaagaaaggaaaaaaagtttataatttataaaatgatttctgggattttttttttttttttttttttatcgaaAGTGggataatatttttttttatggaaaaaaaaagtttattatgGTTGTGCTATTTGAGTTGGTagtgtatgtatgtatgtatgtatgtatgtatgtatgtatgtatgtatgtaagtgtaaagttttaaaactGATTATTTAACAAGTGAAAGAAGTTGTATATTATTGATTGAATcctggtttttttttttttttttttttttaaaaaaattttttattattactattattactatttaattttaaacgACAGATTCAGTTTCACGGTTGATGGTGTTTTTAAttcttaataaaattgaagttTTCCATGAATCTAATGGGCTGATTGAATTGAATTCTGCAACTTCATTTGTAAAATCTTctacattattatttctacATGCTTGAATAATACCATCTAAAAGACGGCATTCCCTAGTTGAATTGAATGATGCTTGCATATCCTTATATCTTTGTAAAGCACGTTCTGCTCCAACAACatccttttttaaaaaaaaaaaataaaaaaaataaaaaataaaattattaataatactattactttttttttttttttttttttttgtatataaaataaaataataattacatcAGCAGCTAAATAACATAAACAAGCACGAAGGAAATATTCTTTACAACCCCATTgagttaaattattatctaaaGATGCAGCTGCAACTTGTTCATagatttcaattgatttctcATAACGCTCTAATTGAGCAGAGAAGAGTGCAATCTTTAAAAGACATTGATGAGATGAAACTGTTGAATTTTCACCATCGAAATAATCGGATGCAATTTGATAACTTGCAATTGCTTGATCGAAATCGCCTTCAGCTTCATATAATTCAGcaatttctttttgatgTTTGGCTGAAATTGCAAAACGACCTTCATCTGTGTAGTATTCAATGGCTGCTTTCAAACATGTGATTGCATCTATAacatttccttttttataaCAACCTGCTGCTAAAACATAACTTGATGCTGCATCATGTTTACTTGATCCCTTTAAAAAGCATTCTGCTGCTTTTTGAAATGCTGCACCTGCTTGATCCcctgtttattatttattattattatttttttaaaaaaaataaattaaaatatatacataaatatatatatccTCTACTTTATATTTCAATagttgattgtttttttttttgttttttatatatatttattatgattatttacatttctttgacattttaaataaatttgctGCCTTTGTATAATCTGAAGCTGCATCGTCGTATCTTGAAGAACCACCACCAAACATTTTAAAGAAGTTACCACCTCTTAATCTTTTATCAGCGGCATCTAAAAATTCTTTAGCTTTTGCATCATCacccattttatttatttattttatatatatatatctatATACTAttgaaaactttttttttttttttttctaaaaatttatgtggtttttttgtatttttttttttttttttttttttttaaattaaaattttggtTATAGtaaatggtaaaaaaaaattaaaaaaataaaaaaaaaaaaaaataaaaaaaacgatAGTGTGGTACGtggtgaaattttaattaaaattaatttgggCGTTTGtgtgtaaaaataaaataaataaaaatataatggttgtatataaataaatgtgGATATTTATtgtgttaaaaataaaatattttatatatttaaaaaaagaaataataataataataataataataataaattataaaagaaaaaaaaaaaattagtattaattattaatggtAAAGAATAAAGGTAGTTGAATACATACAAAAAATTCTATATCGATTTGAggagaaaataaaaaaaaaaaaattaaaaaaaaataaaaaaaagaaatttaaaaaaaaaaaaataaaaaataaaaaaaaaaataaaaaaaaaaaaaaataaaaataaaattatgtCACCAGacaatttttagaatttggaTTCTtgttataaattataatttatttgattttatttgaatttaatatatttatttataaaatagtatatttgaataatttttaatttttttttttttttttaaattttttttttttatttatttattttgtttttgataatttaaatataaatttttttttttttttttttttaatttttaaaaaaataaatttgttcTCGGGGGCCCTTGGGGTTTggcaatatttattttaaatttgatggaatttgtaattgtttttttttttcaaaaaaaaaaaaaaaaaaaaaaaaaaaaaaaaaaaaaaatcagaattttaattttttattttattttataaatgaatGTTGGTgtgaaaattaatatctttagcgaatcaaaaaaaaaaaaaaaaaaaaaaaaaaaaaataacaaaagaaaatataataataataataataatataaaattaaatgtgtACATTAAGAGCACTTTGGGTGTTAAAAGAGAATAGTAATGGAGGTACAGAGattatattatcaaaaagaataaatacaGTTGAGAATAGAGTTAGAGCATTATCAGGTTCAAATTATAATCCAATACCAATTGATAGTGAATTAATAGCATTATTTAATACAGAATTAATAAAGGATTCACAAGGTTATTCAACAGGTCAAACATCACCAATttcattacaacaacaacaacaaacacctCTTCAAACacaaacatcatcatcattattatcagcATCAATGGCATcgaaacaacaaaatcaacaaacaaCTACCACAATcactaatttaaattcatcagCATTAAGTTTAGTTAAAGTATATACAAATACACCAAATACACATGTAATATCATTAAATCAAGAAAGACTTTGgccatttatttatataaaaaagaaaaacctTTATTTTATAACTATACCTGTTATTGAAGAATTTTTAGTTTCAAATAGAAAACCATCATTAATAGATTTGTAAgtgaattatcattatttatttattaaataaattgaatattataattaataattttatttattttattagacCATCAATAACAGCagcattaaattttttagaaGAAACATCAATTTATATGATTgggtttttaaataaaccgCCACCATATCCAGAGTTACAAGTATTTTTAACCAATATAATACCATTTGGTCAACCAATTGAtaccaatttcaataatGTTAAAGCAATGATTAGACAAGGATTTCCAAGTGTTGAAACGTTTCAACAAAAGAGACCAGCATGGAAACCATTTTTACATAAAGGTAAACAACAATTGGATTTTATAATCAGTGAAACTATTCAATGTATATTGTATGATAATCCAAGTATACCCGATGTTTCAAAGGTGTCAGGATCATTGATTTGTAAAGCCGATTTAGAGGGTATGCCAGAagtatcattttatttacaacCAACCATTGCAGCCACTGGCAGTGGTGTCGGTGGTATCATTGGTCAGAATGAACCAGTTATCACCAATCTAGCTATAGATTCAACCGTTCAAACCACATCCGAtatcaatataaataataagatCTCATTTTTTAATCCACCATTGGACCATTTCAAATTGCTATCTTATGGCGTTCAGGGTATAAAAGCAGTACCGTTAAGAGGTTTCTATCAAATGAAAGAAACCTCGGCAAACTCTATCAAggtattaattcaattgaaattaaatagtgAAATGAATAATTCATTCGATTATTGTTTATTGAAAATTCCATTCAAAAATCGTAGTAACATCATACAGGTAAATGCTTCACCAACTACTGGTTCCATATTTATCGATCATTCTTTAAAGGCAATCATTTGGAATATTGGTCAAAAGTTTACTGGTCGTAATTTAGAGGTTGCTTTACCAATGGAAATTGTTTTCTCAAGTGTTCCAACCAATTTAATACCACAACCTCCACCTCAACCACCAACTTTAATCGtcagtagtagtagtggaaATCAAAATGTAACCGCTTTTCCAAAACAAGATCAATCATTTCCAATCATTGATTCTTCTCCTTCCGATCAGGAGGATTGTTATTCCCCTGATCCATTTTGTACAGGTTCAAACTCTTTTGTTcgtatttatttcaaaattcaaaattgtACTCTTAGTGGTTTGAATATTGATCCAAAGAAAGTGGTAATCTATCcaacaaataaattcaaattaaatattgaacgTGAAGTTTTAAGTTCAGAATATATCATTTGGAATTCTTTAGGTAGTTCAAAATATTCTTATCAACCTTCCTCctcttcaaaataaaaataatatcttttttttaaaattaataaaaaaaaaaaaaaaaaaaaaaaaatatgtgaAAATATCTTGTTTaagttttttgttttaaaacaaGAAATAATATATGTCAAcccttttaaattttagaatatattttttaacattatCTATGATGAAATAGTATATAGGGCTAATAGTTTCAAACTAAATCTTTACTTTCTTGGAGTGAACAACTTTTGTTTGACACcccaaaaataatttgattaacagattgattatttttagatgatcaattttttttggggTTTTTTTGAGTGGTGACAAACcctagaaaaaaaaaaaaaaaaaaaacagtcaaaatatcttttttttttctttaagtTTCTGACATTTTCATggaagaatttgaaattgtttttttttttttatttttatttttttttcaattttaaaaaccaaCAATAACGCAGAAacttattttcaatttttttttttttttttttttttattaattttaaaccttttttttttctttttttttcctttctttttcttttttttttttgttcctAAATTTTCTAGATCTATTCatataaaatgaaaacaGATTATGTTCcattaaaagaagaaaattcTTCATTCCacaatgaaaatttaaataataataataatattatccaTAACAATGTAAATACTATATATACACCTCAAATTGCAAAATTAGAGACACATTTTGGTGATGGTAATCAAACATTTGCAGCACCAGTTTATGCTCAACCATTAGCACCACAAATGTTCcaagatcaacaacaacaacaacatcaacaacaacaacaatactacacacaacatcaacaaccacaacaacaatactacccacaacaacatcaacatcaaccacaacaaatGATGCTTCAAACTCCACAACAATATTACCCACCTCCAAGTGTTATTGTTAAAACTATTCCTGCTCAAGATGAATCTcattttaattcttcattgattttttttgttcttggtgtgtattaaaaaaaaaaaaaaaaaaaaaaaaaaaaaaaaaataataataataattaaaataataaaaaaataaagtaaaataaaataaaataaaataaaaactaattatttttattaaatacatATTTGTTAGGTTTCTTTATTTCTTGCTTATGGTTAATTAATATTCGTTACTTAAAATCAAGAAATAAGAATGCAAAAACTCTAGCCACTGTTTCAATTGTTATGTTTTTCGTTTATCTAGTTTTTGTTTTCATATTGGTTGTTGCATCTACTAGTGTATCATATAATAGTCGATACTATcaataaaaattcttttttaatgtcaaatgtttgaaaaaataaaattaaaaaaataaaataaaacagatttgattaatatatttttgatttaaaaattaaaaaataaaaataaaaaattaaaaaaaaaaaaaaaaaaggtaataacTATTTAAGTGTCAAATTTTAACatcttaaatttttttctcctaaaaagtaaattattaaaatttatcctttttatagtttttatataaatatggAAAATGAAGATGCATTTGGACTTAAATTTTtaggaatttttttttttttttaatcttaaaaaaaaaaaaagagggaTGCCAATTTTTGgtaaactatttaaaaaaaaaaaaaaaacaaaaaatttaataaataattttctaaaaagtaaaaaaaaaagaaattatggACTACCaaactcaattaaataactttttaaaaaagacaagatttaatcttttacaatttgatattcaaaataacaataatgacCCAAAAAATACTCTATacaaagtaataaaaaaaattataatactaataaaataatttaattaaaaaatataaaactaatattaattttttatttttttatttttttttttttttaaatttaaaaggcaaatttaaaattaataattgaaaataaaccaTTATGTGGAGAATCAAATTGGGAATCATCAATTGAAGAAGCAAAAAATCAATGCTCTAAAAGAGTATatgattttttgatttctgAACCTCattttgatataaataaaccaCCAGAAATAGaaccattattaaagaaaagaaatattttatttttttcaataattcttaactatattttatttattgttaattTCCCAAAAGGAGTTTATTTCTTTCTaccattttttatattaatctCAATATTTTTGATAGTACCTTGGATATTGTATGGAAACAAGAGAATTTTAATGAGCACTGGAAATAGGGTGATTGTTAGAACTGATAAATCATATGAAACATTTattttaccaattaaataTGTAAATCATAGAGATCTCGTAATAGATATCTCAAATGGTAATTCTGAAAATCAAGATATTGACCAATTAAACTTTTTAGCAATTGCAAagaataatataatattaaatttaattcaaactCAAGATATTGGTAATGAAAGtccaatttataaaattgttCCAGGTTGTGGACATAGAGTAAGAAAGTCATCAGGAGGATCATATTCATGtttagtaaaaataataaaaaatggtaaaCAGTTATATTATCATAGTACTGATGTTTCAGAGGATTCATTTTTTCAAACTTCAATACCAATTTTCAAAGTTATGTCAAAAAGTGGAGTTCATTACTTTCCAGAACAATACtcaaaaccaattgaaatgaATTCTTTTGAAAGGTATCAAactataatttcaattttttacaattatttaatttgttttttttatttttagaataaaataaaataaatatttagcagatttttaaaaaaaaagatattatagAATAAGAAATGAtgtaaagttttaaaataattggggtttaaattatttttttaaaaaaataatttatttttaccatttaaaattggataGGTTAAAGATCAGAATTATTATACAGTGTATTGAGTATAGAGTTTacaataaattaatacatttattataaccatatatttttttatttatttttatttattttttttatttattttatttttttttatttttttatttttttattttatcttattttattttttttttttcattatttatatgattaacattgtttttaaaataattccaAACCAAATTATTAACTAttttaccaataataaaattattttaataaaataaccatagtagttttattattttgatattattataacacagcaaagaaaaatgaacctttaaagcaaatttaaagcaaagttgatttaaattggatttaaattgaatttaaagccgcg encodes:
- the snpA gene encoding soluble NSF attachment protein alpha isoform, producing MGDDAKAKEFLDAADKRLRGGNFFKMFGGGSSRYDDAASDYTKAANLFKMSKKWDQAGAAFQKAAECFLKGSSKHDAASSYVLAAGCYKKGNVIDAITCLKAAIEYYTDEGRFAISAKHQKEIAELYEAEGDFDQAIASYQIASDYFDGENSTVSSHQCLLKIALFSAQLERYEKSIEIYEQVAAASLDNNLTQWGCKEYFLRACLCYLAADDVVGAERALQRYKDMQASFNSTRECRLLDGIIQACRNNNVEDFTNEVAEFNSISPLDSWKTSILLRIKNTINRETESVV